One region of Marivirga arenosa genomic DNA includes:
- the argS gene encoding arginine--tRNA ligase: MLNLSEELKSLSIKAFKSLFDHDLDEKSVQIQPTRKEFDGSHTLVCFPLARFSKLKPEQTAEKIGEYLKSNSELVSDFNVVKGFLNIVVADKVWLQIADHILKTENYGFTAPTGREVMVEYSSPNTNKPLHLGHLRNNFLGYSVSQILKANGNKVHKVQIINDRGIHICKSMVAWQKFGEGETPESSGMKGDKLVGKYYVIFDQKYKEQIKELVEAGKSKEEAEKEAPIMKEAQEMLLKWEQKEPETYALWEKMNSWVYKGFENTYKTMGVDFDKLYYESETFSLGKDEVLRAVEEGIAYKKEDGSVWIDLTEDELDEKLLLRKDGTSVYMTQDIGTAILRYREFPKIEQQIYTVGNEQEYHFKVLFIILDKLGYEWAKSCYHLSYGMVDLPTGKMKSREGTVVDADDLMEDMFATAKSRTDELGKIDGFNKEEAEDLYRQLGLGALKYYLLKVDPVKRMMFNPEESIDFQGNTGPFIQYVHARICAILRKANQLEVTPEVSEKRDSLEPTERNVLQLIVDFPAKVDEAAKEYAPSIIANYVYEVAKAYNKFYSEVSIFNESDQDALAFRIAFSKIVAETIEKAMNLLGIEVPQKM; encoded by the coding sequence ATGTTGAATTTATCAGAAGAACTTAAATCCCTATCTATAAAAGCATTCAAATCTCTTTTCGATCACGATTTGGATGAGAAATCAGTACAAATACAACCTACTCGAAAGGAATTTGATGGAAGCCACACTTTAGTTTGCTTTCCATTAGCTAGATTTTCAAAACTAAAACCTGAGCAAACTGCTGAAAAAATAGGCGAATATTTAAAGTCAAATTCTGAATTAGTTAGTGATTTCAATGTTGTTAAAGGTTTTTTAAATATTGTTGTTGCGGACAAAGTATGGCTACAGATAGCTGATCATATTCTGAAAACGGAAAATTATGGCTTTACCGCTCCTACTGGAAGAGAAGTGATGGTTGAATATTCATCGCCAAACACGAACAAACCCTTGCATTTAGGTCATTTAAGAAATAATTTCCTAGGGTATTCTGTCTCTCAAATCCTTAAGGCAAATGGTAATAAAGTCCATAAAGTACAAATCATAAACGACCGAGGCATCCACATCTGCAAGTCAATGGTTGCCTGGCAAAAATTTGGTGAAGGGGAAACACCAGAGTCGAGCGGGATGAAAGGTGATAAGTTGGTAGGTAAATATTATGTCATATTTGATCAAAAATATAAAGAGCAGATCAAAGAACTAGTTGAAGCTGGCAAATCAAAAGAAGAAGCTGAAAAAGAAGCCCCAATCATGAAAGAGGCGCAAGAAATGCTTTTGAAATGGGAGCAAAAAGAGCCCGAAACTTATGCACTATGGGAAAAGATGAACTCATGGGTTTATAAAGGATTTGAAAATACTTATAAAACCATGGGAGTTGATTTTGATAAACTATACTATGAATCAGAGACATTTTCTTTAGGTAAGGATGAAGTATTAAGAGCAGTTGAGGAAGGCATTGCTTATAAAAAAGAAGATGGTTCAGTTTGGATTGATCTTACTGAGGATGAACTAGATGAAAAACTGCTATTAAGAAAAGACGGGACTTCTGTTTATATGACTCAAGATATTGGAACTGCAATTCTTAGATACAGAGAATTCCCTAAAATTGAGCAGCAAATCTATACAGTAGGAAACGAGCAGGAATATCACTTCAAAGTACTCTTCATTATTCTAGATAAATTAGGATACGAGTGGGCGAAAAGCTGTTACCATTTATCATACGGTATGGTTGATTTACCAACCGGTAAAATGAAGTCAAGAGAAGGAACAGTGGTAGATGCTGATGATTTGATGGAAGATATGTTTGCTACTGCCAAAAGCAGAACTGATGAATTAGGTAAAATTGATGGCTTCAATAAAGAAGAAGCTGAAGATTTATACAGACAATTAGGTTTGGGGGCATTGAAGTATTACTTATTGAAAGTAGACCCTGTAAAAAGAATGATGTTCAATCCTGAAGAATCAATTGATTTTCAGGGAAATACCGGGCCTTTTATTCAATACGTTCACGCAAGAATCTGTGCCATCTTAAGAAAAGCCAATCAGCTAGAAGTAACGCCTGAGGTTAGCGAAAAAAGGGATTCATTAGAACCTACTGAAAGAAATGTATTACAACTTATAGTTGATTTTCCTGCAAAAGTTGATGAGGCCGCTAAAGAATATGCACCATCAATTATTGCAAACTATGTATATGAAGTAGCTAAAGCTTATAATAAATTCTATTCTGAAGTTTCAATTTTTAATGAATCAGATCAGGACGCTTTAGCTTTTAGAATTGCTTTCTCTAAAATTGTGGCTGAAACCATAGAAAAAGCAATGAATTTATTAGGAATAGAGGTTCCTCAAAAAATGTAG
- a CDS encoding WG repeat-containing protein — protein MTKLLYIFLIPWTLFAYASQGQAYAEFPYDSTLDIFSQSGKKGIKNKKGSIILKPEYQDFGWSNGYKKAIGNSLGYQQNDLWGLMDNELNIITKPQFKSLTPFTNDLFITAEKSKYSKVIFYGLIKPNGRSKIKSIYRNLYPAANYLIAANKDKQTIYFGVLDADGKTVIPFEYFHIEYLNKNNFIVTKNNGSKELIKLNPKPELLLSNIDSVSTFKDGVAVVFKNGKQGLIRQDGKLLLPIEYKKIEWNEGKQIYVTPLDEWTAYKSNGIKLSKFYADSVFYLNDSLLVKNTSSFAQISNIVRNEDRQVFHAKIKGVFGEKFILEKSNQIFLAKDSSEIHLKKFSTKTSWTDDLFIAQRKTYEGYENVIYNKSGKSIIADSAYALGQYLALKKGNHWGLFNHNLQEVIAPLYNHISQNGNHFIVNFKNQYGVIDKENNWIIPPLYKSIYPIDESHYKLVDNYLMEFISDGSQKNEADLYFDFYDEYGIEINTQNQSRLISINGDPFTNYKNGVYNGHGNLGLLLKNNSQHLLLNKSGDELFRINDYDTIIFTNDEYLIIQKNNQWGFINEEGILRIANRYDSVRPFFNNRSAIKIRNSWGFINKQEEIVIQPYFQKVSDFENETAYVLFNGKYGVIDLEGNYIIEAEYDEIKKEKGFYLLRKAAKWGLANKNGKMLSYPSYDDITVEENHLRVKKYNTIRILNLAGNNLIDEQYESIYYDQDQNIFLAKKKSKREQVYLTDILNGKYP, from the coding sequence ATGACGAAATTACTCTATATTTTCTTAATCCCCTGGACTTTGTTTGCATACGCTAGCCAAGGGCAAGCTTATGCTGAATTCCCTTATGATAGCACTTTAGATATTTTTTCTCAAAGTGGAAAAAAAGGAATTAAAAATAAAAAGGGTAGCATTATACTTAAACCAGAATATCAGGATTTCGGCTGGTCGAATGGTTATAAAAAAGCAATAGGAAATTCTTTAGGATACCAGCAAAATGATTTATGGGGTTTGATGGATAATGAACTCAACATTATCACCAAACCACAATTTAAAAGCTTAACACCTTTTACGAATGACCTTTTTATAACAGCAGAAAAAAGTAAATATTCAAAAGTTATTTTTTATGGCTTGATTAAGCCAAATGGTCGATCAAAAATTAAATCAATTTATAGAAATCTTTATCCTGCGGCTAATTATTTAATCGCAGCTAATAAGGATAAGCAAACTATTTATTTTGGTGTTTTAGATGCAGATGGTAAAACCGTAATTCCTTTTGAATATTTCCATATTGAATATTTAAATAAAAATAATTTTATAGTTACTAAAAATAACGGATCAAAAGAACTCATTAAGTTGAATCCGAAACCAGAGCTTCTACTTTCAAATATTGATAGTGTTTCAACATTTAAAGATGGGGTTGCCGTTGTATTCAAAAACGGAAAACAAGGTTTAATTAGGCAAGATGGGAAATTATTACTACCCATTGAATATAAAAAGATAGAATGGAATGAGGGAAAACAGATATATGTAACCCCCTTAGATGAATGGACTGCTTACAAAAGCAATGGTATAAAACTGTCCAAATTCTATGCTGATTCCGTATTCTATCTCAATGATAGCCTGTTAGTGAAAAATACTTCTTCATTTGCTCAAATATCAAATATTGTCAGAAATGAGGACCGCCAAGTATTTCATGCTAAAATAAAGGGGGTATTCGGAGAGAAATTTATACTTGAGAAATCTAATCAAATATTTTTAGCCAAAGATAGTAGTGAAATTCACCTCAAGAAATTTAGTACTAAAACAAGCTGGACGGATGATTTATTTATCGCTCAAAGAAAAACCTATGAAGGTTATGAAAATGTCATCTATAACAAGTCAGGAAAATCAATTATTGCAGATTCTGCATATGCATTGGGACAATATTTAGCACTAAAAAAAGGAAACCACTGGGGGCTTTTTAATCATAATTTACAAGAAGTTATTGCCCCATTGTACAATCATATTAGTCAGAATGGGAATCACTTTATAGTTAATTTTAAAAATCAATACGGTGTTATTGACAAAGAAAACAACTGGATAATACCTCCTTTATATAAATCAATTTATCCAATTGATGAATCGCATTATAAGTTAGTAGATAATTACTTAATGGAATTTATATCAGACGGTAGTCAAAAAAATGAAGCCGATCTTTATTTTGATTTTTATGATGAATATGGCATTGAAATTAATACACAAAATCAGTCACGGTTAATCTCAATTAATGGGGATCCTTTTACGAATTATAAAAACGGAGTTTATAATGGACACGGAAATTTAGGATTGCTATTGAAAAACAATAGCCAACACTTATTACTGAATAAATCTGGAGATGAATTATTTAGGATAAACGACTACGACACCATTATTTTCACAAATGATGAATACCTGATTATTCAAAAAAATAATCAATGGGGCTTTATAAATGAAGAAGGGATATTAAGAATTGCTAATCGATATGACTCTGTCAGACCATTTTTTAATAATCGATCAGCCATAAAAATTCGAAATTCATGGGGTTTTATTAATAAACAAGAAGAAATCGTAATTCAACCCTATTTTCAAAAAGTATCCGACTTTGAAAATGAAACTGCTTATGTTCTTTTTAATGGAAAATATGGAGTGATTGACCTGGAAGGAAATTATATCATTGAAGCTGAGTATGACGAAATCAAAAAAGAAAAAGGGTTTTACCTTTTAAGAAAAGCTGCAAAATGGGGACTAGCTAATAAGAATGGTAAAATGCTGAGTTACCCAAGCTATGATGATATAACCGTAGAGGAAAATCATTTAAGAGTTAAAAAATATAATACAATTAGAATTTTAAACTTGGCTGGAAATAATCTGATTGATGAGCAGTACGAATCCATTTATTACGATCAGGATCAGAATATCTTTTTGGCTAAGAAGAAATCAAAAAGAGAACAAGTTTATCTTACTGATATCCTTAATGGAAAATACCCTTGA
- a CDS encoding 1,4-dihydroxy-2-naphthoate polyprenyltransferase, whose translation MIKNWIEAFRLRTLPLALSCIGMGSFLAAYFGEFNLAVCILSLTTTLFLQILSNLANDYGDSIHGADSEHREGPQRSVQRGSISSKAMFNSIIVFVILSFTSGILLLHYAVGIGSTTFYVFLGFGLAAIAAAIAYTNGKRPYGYSGLGDISVLIFFGLLGVCGTYFLHAESFEPFILLPAISCGFFATGVLNVNNIRDIKSDKLAGKNSIPVRIGKQKALRYHIALISLGCLSTIIFLVFQDKIRSIFLLSPAFFFFGKHLQEMMQADSSSKFDPQLKQLSLSTLLFVVLFGLSILGL comes from the coding sequence ATGATTAAAAATTGGATAGAAGCATTTAGGTTAAGAACTCTTCCCTTAGCCTTGTCTTGTATTGGAATGGGTAGTTTTTTAGCTGCTTACTTTGGTGAATTCAACCTAGCCGTGTGTATACTAAGTTTAACTACCACCCTATTTTTACAAATCCTTTCAAATTTGGCTAATGATTATGGTGATAGTATTCATGGAGCCGATAGTGAGCATAGAGAAGGGCCTCAAAGAAGTGTGCAAAGAGGGAGTATTTCATCAAAAGCAATGTTTAATTCTATCATTGTTTTTGTCATTCTATCTTTTACCAGTGGTATACTACTTTTACATTACGCTGTCGGCATCGGTAGCACTACTTTTTATGTATTCTTAGGTTTTGGATTAGCCGCTATAGCTGCTGCTATTGCCTACACTAATGGAAAAAGACCTTATGGTTACAGCGGTTTAGGTGATATATCAGTATTAATATTTTTTGGGCTTTTAGGGGTTTGCGGAACTTATTTTTTACATGCTGAAAGTTTCGAACCTTTTATTCTTTTGCCAGCTATAAGTTGCGGATTCTTTGCAACTGGTGTTCTGAATGTAAATAACATTAGAGATATAAAATCAGATAAACTAGCAGGAAAAAACAGTATACCAGTAAGAATCGGTAAGCAAAAGGCACTTCGATACCATATTGCACTTATTTCTTTAGGATGTTTAAGTACTATTATATTTCTAGTTTTTCAGGACAAAATAAGAAGTATTTTTTTACTATCTCCTGCATTTTTCTTTTTTGGGAAACATCTTCAAGAAATGATGCAAGCTGACAGTTCATCAAAATTTGACCCGCAATTAAAGCAATTGTCACTCAGCACCTTGTTATTCGTAGTTTTATTTGGATTATCGATATTAGGCTTATAA
- a CDS encoding universal stress protein yields MKKILVPTDFSDQAKYALKLATEIAKKTDAELILLHVVEIPGQQSFNTTGEANHADGMEGVYIMKMIELGKKKLHALKDDEILEGLNVHAKLEAGNTFYNISSIVNEHNPDIIIMGTSGSSGVDEILIGSNAEKVVRNAKCPVLTLKEEISLASIDNIVFASSLKNDDKELANKLKEIAKLSYAKIHLLKVNTPNNFESSTNTNKRMDEYMKNNGLEAEKHIHNGINEEEGILEFAKENNIDLIAMGTHGRKGLMHLLSGSIAEDVVNHSKRPVLTLKLGD; encoded by the coding sequence ATGAAAAAAATACTGGTACCAACCGACTTTTCAGATCAGGCTAAATATGCATTGAAGCTAGCTACTGAGATCGCAAAAAAGACAGATGCTGAACTTATTTTACTTCATGTAGTGGAAATACCAGGTCAACAATCATTCAATACAACTGGAGAAGCTAATCATGCTGATGGTATGGAAGGGGTGTATATTATGAAAATGATTGAATTGGGCAAAAAGAAACTTCATGCGCTAAAGGATGATGAAATTCTTGAAGGGTTAAATGTTCATGCTAAATTAGAAGCAGGTAATACATTCTATAATATTTCTTCAATCGTAAATGAACACAATCCAGACATAATTATTATGGGTACTAGTGGTAGCAGCGGTGTTGATGAAATACTTATTGGTTCCAATGCTGAGAAAGTAGTAAGAAATGCGAAATGCCCAGTACTTACATTAAAAGAAGAAATCAGCTTAGCTAGTATTGATAATATTGTATTTGCAAGCTCTTTGAAAAACGATGATAAAGAATTAGCGAATAAGCTCAAAGAAATTGCAAAGCTATCCTATGCTAAAATCCATTTATTAAAAGTAAATACTCCTAATAACTTTGAATCTAGTACTAATACTAACAAAAGAATGGATGAGTATATGAAGAATAATGGTTTAGAGGCAGAAAAACATATTCATAATGGAATAAATGAAGAAGAAGGTATTCTTGAGTTTGCAAAAGAAAATAATATCGATTTAATAGCAATGGGAACACATGGTAGAAAAGGTTTAATGCATTTATTAAGCGGCAGTATAGCTGAAGATGTGGTGAACCATTCAAAAAGACCTGTTCTTACTTTAAAACTAGGAGATTAA
- a CDS encoding MGMT family protein, whose translation MNEKKDFFDQVYQVVRLIPHGRVTSYGAIAKYLGAAKSSRVVGYAMNASHTMDDIPAHRVVNRNGLLTGKMHFETPNAMQNALEAEGIKVEKDQIKNFNKIFWDPSIELSL comes from the coding sequence ATGAATGAAAAGAAAGATTTTTTCGATCAGGTATATCAAGTAGTTCGATTAATCCCTCATGGCAGAGTTACATCATATGGTGCAATAGCTAAATATTTAGGAGCAGCAAAAAGTTCCAGAGTAGTGGGTTATGCTATGAATGCTTCCCATACAATGGATGATATCCCTGCTCACAGAGTTGTAAATCGTAATGGATTATTAACAGGCAAAATGCATTTCGAAACTCCAAATGCTATGCAAAATGCTCTGGAAGCAGAAGGTATTAAAGTTGAAAAAGACCAAATCAAAAATTTCAATAAAATTTTCTGGGATCCATCAATTGAATTGAGCCTGTAG
- the recR gene encoding recombination mediator RecR: MEFSSKLIESAVNEFSKLPGIGKKTALRLVLHLLKQEESLTTDIAQSLIDMRQNIKYCEKCHNISDDEICNICKSHKRDTSIICLVEDTRDVLAIENTSQYNGLYHVLGGIISPIEGVGPEDLTIDSLMERVSDKDTEVKEIIFGLSPTMEGDTTAFYISKKVKPLGIKTSTIARGIPIGGELEYADEITLGRSIVSRTAYE; encoded by the coding sequence ATGGAGTTTTCTTCAAAACTGATTGAATCTGCGGTTAATGAATTTTCAAAACTTCCAGGTATAGGAAAAAAAACGGCTTTAAGACTAGTATTACACCTATTAAAACAAGAAGAAAGCTTAACTACTGATATTGCACAGTCATTAATTGACATGCGTCAAAATATCAAATATTGTGAAAAATGCCACAATATCTCTGATGATGAAATTTGCAACATTTGTAAAAGTCATAAAAGAGATACTTCCATAATTTGTTTAGTAGAAGATACTCGAGATGTTTTGGCTATTGAAAACACTTCTCAATACAATGGTTTGTATCATGTTTTAGGTGGTATCATTTCACCTATTGAGGGTGTAGGCCCTGAAGATTTGACCATTGATAGTTTGATGGAAAGAGTTTCTGATAAAGATACCGAAGTAAAAGAAATTATTTTTGGTTTATCACCTACAATGGAAGGAGATACCACTGCTTTTTACATCAGTAAAAAAGTTAAACCTTTAGGAATAAAGACTAGCACTATAGCTAGGGGAATTCCAATTGGCGGTGAATTAGAATACGCTGATGAAATAACTTTGGGAAGAAGTATAGTGAGTAGAACTGCTTACGAATAG
- a CDS encoding ATP-dependent Clp protease adaptor ClpS — MSELKRYFQFQEDKREEVVETTSDEDINDLVVYNDDVNTFEHVINTLVKVCKHTPEQAEQCTLLVHYKGKCAVKKGSYVDLIPYRQGVVDAGINAEIE; from the coding sequence ATGAGTGAATTAAAAAGATATTTTCAATTTCAAGAAGATAAAAGAGAAGAGGTAGTAGAAACTACCTCAGATGAGGACATTAATGATTTAGTAGTATACAATGATGATGTGAATACTTTTGAGCATGTCATTAATACTCTTGTCAAAGTTTGCAAGCACACACCTGAGCAAGCTGAACAGTGTACATTATTAGTTCACTATAAAGGCAAATGTGCTGTTAAAAAAGGATCATATGTTGACCTTATTCCTTACAGACAAGGAGTTGTGGATGCTGGAATCAATGCTGAGATAGAATAA
- a CDS encoding glutathione peroxidase — protein MSIYDFQIESLEGEKIDFSKYKGKKLLIVNTASECGYTPQYADLQELHENFGDQIEILGFPANNFGGQEPGSNQEIAQFCEKNYGVSFQMFAKINAIGPKQHPLYKLLKEKTGKEPNWNFCKYLVSEDGEEISFYPSSVNPGEIAEKL, from the coding sequence ATGTCGATATACGATTTTCAAATAGAATCTTTAGAAGGTGAAAAAATAGATTTCTCAAAATATAAAGGTAAGAAGTTACTAATAGTAAATACAGCCAGTGAATGCGGGTATACTCCACAATATGCTGATTTACAAGAATTGCATGAAAACTTTGGAGATCAAATTGAAATTCTAGGCTTTCCGGCTAATAACTTCGGTGGTCAGGAACCAGGCTCAAATCAGGAAATAGCTCAATTTTGTGAAAAAAATTATGGAGTAAGCTTTCAAATGTTTGCAAAAATAAATGCAATTGGCCCTAAACAGCATCCACTATATAAACTTTTAAAAGAGAAAACTGGGAAAGAACCAAACTGGAATTTCTGTAAATATTTAGTTTCGGAAGATGGAGAAGAAATCAGTTTTTACCCGTCTTCAGTTAATCCTGGTGAGATAGCTGAAAAATTATAA
- a CDS encoding sodium:solute symporter: MNPILVISVIAIYFLVLMGISYFTSKNNDNLTFFTANRQSPWYLVAFGMIGASLSGVTFISVPGEVGNTAFAYFQVVLGYLVGYFVIATVLLPLYYKLNLISIYTYLEQRFGFYSYKSGAFFFLLSRIVGSSFRLFLVAGVLQLAIFDAYDWPFSITVAVTIALIWLYTFRGGIKTIVWTDTLQTLFMISAVAISIYLIKDALDVSWLQLSDKISNSGYSKIFIWDWQSGQNFFKQFISGAFIAIVMTGLDQDMMQKNLTCRSLKDAQKNMFWFCVVLVIVNFMFLSMGALLYVYAAEMNISIPARTDDLYPLLALEHFPLVAGIVFLLGITAAAYSSADSALTALTTSFCVDFLGLGNNDKPISKKIRIRVHLVFSVILFLVILGFKAINDQSVITAVFVAAGYTYGPILGLFTFGLITKYSLKDKWVPLVAVLSPIISYIINLNSEAWLYGYKFGFEILVVNGLLTFLGLFLIRKKDSLQAQFN; this comes from the coding sequence ATGAATCCAATATTGGTAATTTCTGTAATCGCAATATACTTCTTAGTATTGATGGGAATATCCTATTTCACATCTAAGAATAATGATAATTTAACTTTTTTCACAGCTAATCGTCAATCCCCTTGGTATCTAGTGGCTTTTGGTATGATTGGAGCTTCTTTATCTGGTGTTACCTTTATAAGCGTACCTGGTGAAGTTGGCAATACTGCCTTTGCCTATTTTCAAGTTGTATTGGGATATTTGGTGGGTTATTTTGTAATTGCTACTGTTTTATTACCACTCTACTACAAGCTAAATCTGATTAGCATTTATACTTATCTGGAGCAAAGATTTGGCTTCTATTCTTATAAAAGCGGGGCCTTTTTCTTCCTATTATCAAGGATTGTAGGTTCTTCATTCCGATTATTTTTAGTTGCTGGAGTGTTACAATTAGCAATTTTCGATGCTTACGATTGGCCTTTTTCTATTACAGTAGCTGTAACCATTGCTTTAATCTGGCTATATACATTCAGAGGTGGAATCAAGACCATTGTTTGGACTGACACTTTACAAACTCTATTTATGATTTCAGCTGTTGCGATAAGTATTTATTTAATAAAAGATGCTTTAGATGTATCGTGGCTACAATTAAGTGATAAGATTTCCAATTCAGGCTATTCAAAGATTTTTATTTGGGATTGGCAAAGTGGTCAAAACTTCTTCAAGCAATTTATTAGCGGGGCTTTTATTGCCATTGTAATGACAGGATTAGATCAGGATATGATGCAAAAAAACTTAACCTGTAGAAGCTTGAAAGATGCTCAAAAAAATATGTTCTGGTTTTGTGTAGTGTTGGTGATTGTAAATTTTATGTTCCTGTCAATGGGTGCTCTTTTGTATGTATATGCTGCTGAAATGAATATTTCAATACCAGCAAGAACGGATGACTTATATCCTTTATTAGCTTTGGAACATTTTCCATTAGTTGCAGGAATAGTTTTTTTATTAGGAATAACTGCTGCAGCCTATTCTAGTGCTGATTCTGCCTTAACGGCTTTAACTACTTCCTTTTGTGTTGACTTTCTAGGTTTGGGTAATAATGACAAACCAATTTCAAAGAAAATTAGAATTCGAGTTCACCTAGTTTTCTCAGTCATATTATTTTTAGTAATTCTTGGCTTTAAAGCAATTAACGATCAAAGTGTAATCACTGCAGTATTTGTGGCCGCTGGATATACTTACGGTCCTATTTTAGGATTATTTACATTTGGATTAATCACGAAATATAGTCTAAAAGATAAATGGGTTCCATTAGTTGCGGTCTTGTCTCCCATAATATCCTACATAATCAATTTAAACTCTGAAGCTTGGCTTTACGGCTACAAATTTGGTTTTGAAATTCTAGTAGTGAATGGTTTATTAACTTTCCTTGGGTTATTCTTAATACGAAAAAAAGATTCGCTACAGGCTCAATTCAATTGA
- the ctlX gene encoding citrulline utilization hydrolase CtlX: MNSQQSTDTLMMIRPVQFRFNEQTAVNNYYQKAIEGLSATEIQAKAAKEFESFVNKLKSKNINVIVIDDTPDPSTPDSIFPNNWVSFHEDGKVGLYPMYAENRRLERREDILDKLKNDEGLKISEIIDLSSFENDSLFLEGTGSMILDRPNKIAYAAISTRTNEKVLDAFCDKFGYKAVKFTANQTVEGKRLAIYHTNVMMCVANDFAILCADSIDDMSEKKAVIDSLEKTDKEIIEITEDQKHHFAGNMLQVNGTDGKPYLIMSNAAHQSLTEDQINRIENYCEIISSSLDTIEALGGGSARCMMAEVFLPKS; the protein is encoded by the coding sequence ATGAATAGCCAACAAAGTACCGATACCCTAATGATGATAAGACCTGTTCAGTTTCGATTTAACGAGCAAACTGCAGTTAATAATTATTATCAAAAAGCTATAGAAGGCTTATCTGCTACAGAAATACAAGCAAAAGCTGCCAAAGAGTTTGAAAGCTTTGTGAATAAGCTGAAAAGTAAAAACATCAATGTTATTGTAATTGATGATACTCCAGATCCAAGCACGCCTGACTCCATATTTCCTAATAACTGGGTATCATTCCACGAAGATGGAAAAGTAGGCTTATATCCAATGTATGCTGAAAACAGAAGGCTGGAAAGAAGAGAGGACATTCTAGATAAATTAAAAAATGATGAAGGTCTGAAAATCAGCGAAATTATTGATCTATCTTCTTTTGAAAATGACTCACTGTTTCTGGAAGGAACCGGAAGCATGATTTTGGATAGGCCGAATAAAATTGCTTATGCTGCTATTTCAACAAGAACAAATGAGAAAGTATTAGATGCTTTTTGTGATAAATTTGGATATAAGGCTGTAAAATTCACTGCTAATCAAACGGTTGAAGGTAAAAGATTAGCAATATATCATACGAATGTGATGATGTGTGTCGCAAACGACTTTGCAATTTTATGTGCGGATTCTATAGATGATATGAGTGAGAAAAAAGCAGTAATTGACAGCCTGGAAAAGACGGATAAAGAAATCATTGAGATTACCGAAGATCAAAAACATCATTTTGCTGGAAATATGCTTCAAGTAAATGGTACTGATGGTAAGCCGTATCTTATCATGTCAAATGCTGCACATCAATCTTTAACGGAGGATCAAATTAATAGAATTGAGAATTATTGTGAAATCATAAGTAGTTCGCTTGATACAATTGAAGCTTTAGGAGGTGGAAGTGCCCGCTGTATGATGGCTGAAGTATTCTTACCTAAATCTTAA